Proteins encoded in a region of the Clostridium beijerinckii genome:
- a CDS encoding N-acyl-D-amino-acid deacylase family protein, giving the protein MKWMISNGTIVDGTNKPAYSGDLIISDDTIIEIGDLESKREVMDYVLDASGLTVAPGFIDTHSHSDLEILSNQNIRPKIYQGITTEVLGQDGISMAPLPSKFVKDWRKNLSGLEGDSDEISWDYKTVKDYFNAIEDRGLVSNVCYLVPHGNIRMEAMGLSSNKADKEDIESMKLILRRELESGAIGLSSGLIYIPCAYGDTEELIELCKVVAEYNKIFVVHQRSEANEIIDSMKEIIRIGKESGVKIHFSHFKICGKNNWHKIDDIVSLIEEAEKEGVKISFDQYPYDAGSTMLSVIIPPWVHNGGTNKMLERIKSKDLRQKIINEIYETNCNWDNFIEFAGIDGIYITSVKTYKNKEIIGKNLKELGEIRNQDPIEATLDLLIEEENAVGMIDYYGSEDHIIQFMKRPEQNFCTDGLLGGKPHPRVYGAFPRVLGRYVRELNALTLEEAIYKMTSKSAVTMGIKDRGCLDVGFKADIVIFDKDKIMDKGTFIEPEQYPEGISYVIVNGNIVVENENYSPGNYGAIIK; this is encoded by the coding sequence ATGAAATGGATGATAAGTAATGGAACTATAGTTGATGGAACTAATAAACCAGCATACAGTGGAGATTTAATAATAAGTGACGATACAATTATAGAAATTGGTGATTTAGAAAGTAAAAGGGAAGTCATGGATTATGTATTGGATGCAAGTGGCTTGACTGTTGCTCCAGGATTTATTGATACACATAGTCATTCAGATTTAGAAATCTTAAGTAATCAAAATATAAGGCCTAAGATTTACCAAGGGATAACAACTGAGGTTTTGGGACAAGATGGTATATCTATGGCCCCGCTACCAAGTAAATTCGTTAAGGATTGGAGAAAAAATCTAAGTGGCCTTGAGGGTGACAGTGATGAGATTTCGTGGGATTATAAAACAGTAAAAGATTATTTTAATGCAATTGAAGATAGAGGATTAGTATCTAACGTATGTTATCTTGTGCCTCACGGCAATATTAGAATGGAGGCAATGGGGCTTTCTTCAAATAAAGCGGACAAAGAGGACATAGAAAGTATGAAATTAATTCTACGAAGAGAGCTTGAGTCAGGTGCTATTGGACTATCTTCAGGACTTATATACATTCCATGCGCTTATGGTGATACAGAAGAGTTAATTGAGCTTTGCAAAGTAGTTGCGGAATATAATAAGATTTTTGTAGTACACCAAAGAAGTGAAGCAAATGAAATTATTGATTCAATGAAAGAAATAATTAGGATTGGTAAAGAAAGTGGTGTAAAAATACATTTTTCTCATTTTAAAATTTGTGGGAAAAATAATTGGCATAAAATAGATGATATAGTTTCTCTTATAGAAGAAGCAGAAAAAGAAGGAGTAAAAATATCTTTTGATCAATACCCTTATGATGCTGGAAGTACGATGCTTAGTGTCATAATCCCGCCATGGGTTCATAATGGTGGAACTAATAAAATGCTGGAAAGAATAAAATCAAAAGATTTAAGGCAAAAGATTATTAATGAAATATATGAAACAAATTGTAATTGGGATAATTTTATTGAATTTGCAGGTATAGATGGAATATATATTACTTCAGTAAAAACATATAAGAATAAAGAGATAATAGGGAAAAACTTAAAAGAACTAGGTGAAATAAGGAATCAAGATCCGATAGAAGCAACGTTAGATTTATTAATAGAAGAAGAAAATGCAGTTGGCATGATTGATTATTACGGATCAGAAGATCATATAATCCAATTTATGAAAAGGCCAGAACAAAATTTTTGCACTGATGGTTTGCTTGGAGGAAAGCCACATCCAAGGGTATATGGGGCTTTCCCAAGAGTATTAGGTCGATATGTCAGAGAGCTTAATGCTTTAACATTGGAAGAAGCAATATATAAAATGACTAGTAAATCTGCGGTCACAATGGGAATAAAGGATAGAGGATGCCTTGATGTCGGATTTAAGGCAGATATAGTAATATTTGATAAAGATAAGATAATGGATAAAGGTACATTTATAGAACCTGAGCAATATCCAGAAGGAATATCATATGTAATTGTAAATGGAAATATTGTTGTAGAAAATGAAAATTACTCTCCTGGCAACTATGGAGCTATTATAAAGTGA
- a CDS encoding amidohydrolase family protein translates to MGILNGRLYLEGNFIYSNLYIKNGIIDTVSTSILDCKEKYDAKGKMVLPGFIDAHVHFNLGVGENVSIDDFFEGSKKAAMGGITTFIDFLDPINNVDQLDEAFNKRYELAKKSVVDYGFHVTLGNPDGDVKELLNKSSLLGMPTIKLFTTYASTNRQTKDYYIDELLKYSKKTKTRVLVHAENNDMIREENILVKDHEKARPALSEITEVLKLAEMARYRDGLLYIVHTNCGTTLERLKEVYLDELHSTIVLESAPHYFRFSSSLYEKEDGYLYTMTPPLRSEEERLKMINNIDAIDVIGTDHCPFSKRLKNKKYTSEIPMGIDGVKYSFLNMFTLFGESIISKFTVEPSKIHGLYPKKGTIMPGSDGDIVVFDPNKTTKIADDNSVYHDEILKGEISATISKGKIVVSEGEFLGGQGEYLPRRLQV, encoded by the coding sequence TTGGGGATATTAAATGGAAGATTATATTTAGAAGGAAATTTTATATACAGCAATTTATATATAAAAAATGGAATTATAGATACAGTATCTACATCAATTTTAGATTGTAAAGAAAAATATGATGCTAAAGGAAAAATGGTTTTACCAGGTTTCATAGATGCACATGTACATTTTAATTTAGGTGTTGGAGAAAATGTTTCAATTGATGATTTTTTTGAAGGTTCAAAAAAGGCAGCTATGGGAGGGATAACAACATTTATAGATTTTTTAGATCCAATTAATAATGTTGATCAGTTAGATGAAGCTTTTAATAAAAGATATGAACTAGCAAAAAAAAGTGTTGTTGATTATGGTTTTCATGTGACACTTGGAAATCCAGATGGAGATGTTAAAGAACTCCTAAACAAAAGTTCTTTACTTGGCATGCCAACTATAAAATTATTTACAACATATGCATCAACTAATAGACAAACAAAGGATTATTACATAGATGAATTACTAAAGTATTCAAAGAAAACGAAAACTAGAGTATTAGTTCATGCAGAAAATAATGACATGATAAGAGAAGAAAATATTTTGGTAAAAGATCATGAAAAAGCAAGACCAGCACTATCAGAAATTACAGAAGTTTTAAAATTAGCTGAAATGGCAAGATATAGAGATGGCCTTTTATATATTGTTCATACCAATTGTGGAACTACCCTTGAAAGACTAAAGGAAGTTTATTTAGATGAATTACATTCAACGATAGTATTAGAAAGCGCACCTCATTATTTTAGATTTAGCTCTTCATTATATGAAAAAGAAGATGGATATTTATATACTATGACGCCACCTTTAAGAAGTGAAGAAGAAAGATTAAAGATGATTAATAATATAGATGCAATTGATGTAATAGGTACAGATCATTGTCCGTTTTCTAAAAGATTAAAAAATAAGAAATATACAAGTGAAATTCCCATGGGAATAGATGGAGTAAAATATTCATTTTTAAATATGTTTACTCTTTTTGGAGAAAGTATAATTTCTAAATTTACAGTAGAACCTTCAAAGATTCATGGATTATATCCTAAAAAAGGAACGATAATGCCGGGAAGTGATGGAGATATAGTGGTTTTTGACCCAAATAAGACAACTAAAATAGCGGATGATAATTCTGTTTATCATGACGAAATTTTGAAAGGTGAAATAAGTGCAACTATATCTAAAGGAAAGATTGTAGTTAGTGAAGGTGAGTTTTTAGGCGGACAAGGTGAGTATTTACCAAGGAGGTTACAAGTATGA
- a CDS encoding amidohydrolase family protein — MIKALINVNIFNFDSLKEKSYVLFDKQIIEVGSMENFKGADEVYDCNNQILMPGLVNCHSHIYSTFARGWITEFDPKSFVDLLEQMWWKLDKVLDEKDIYYSALVSGIEFIKNGVTTVVDHHASGRKIRGSLNLLKRALCDYIGIRGVFCFESSDRFPIDECIEENIEFSKIHSTMTSGLFGMHACLTLSDESLKKIADRSKGMPIHIHVGESDEDNIESIEKFKKTPIERLEEHGLLRENSILSHCIYLSENDMDILKKYKVYVALNPTSNFNNAVGLADVLELEKREIKCLLGNDGLGFNLTRDMINLMFGMHLKYKNPTAYALGNIKKIIENNYEYASNILGCKLGKIEEGYEADFLTLEYNAPTPITENNLFGHFFYGMLDNFKPKNVWCNGEIRLKDYKVLQDEEKIYKESTQIAHEIWEKCKEK, encoded by the coding sequence ATGATTAAAGCATTAATAAATGTCAATATATTTAATTTTGATTCATTAAAGGAAAAATCTTATGTGTTATTTGATAAACAAATAATTGAAGTGGGTTCCATGGAAAACTTTAAGGGAGCAGATGAAGTATATGACTGTAATAATCAAATATTAATGCCCGGACTTGTAAATTGCCATAGCCATATATATTCAACCTTTGCTAGAGGGTGGATTACCGAATTTGATCCCAAAAGTTTTGTAGATTTATTAGAGCAAATGTGGTGGAAATTAGATAAGGTTCTTGATGAAAAAGATATTTATTATAGTGCTCTTGTAAGTGGAATTGAATTTATAAAAAATGGAGTAACTACAGTAGTAGATCATCATGCTAGTGGGAGAAAAATAAGAGGCAGCTTAAATTTATTAAAAAGGGCTTTATGTGATTATATAGGAATTCGAGGAGTATTTTGCTTCGAAAGTAGCGATAGATTCCCAATAGATGAATGTATCGAAGAAAACATCGAGTTTAGTAAAATTCATTCAACTATGACAAGTGGATTATTTGGAATGCATGCATGTTTGACATTAAGTGATGAGTCTTTGAAGAAAATAGCAGATAGAAGTAAAGGAATGCCGATACACATTCATGTTGGTGAAAGTGATGAGGATAATATAGAAAGTATTGAGAAATTTAAAAAAACACCTATCGAAAGATTAGAGGAACATGGATTGCTTAGAGAAAACTCGATTTTATCACATTGTATCTATTTAAGTGAAAATGATATGGATATTTTAAAAAAGTATAAGGTTTATGTAGCATTAAATCCTACTTCCAATTTTAATAATGCGGTGGGTTTAGCAGATGTATTGGAACTTGAGAAGAGGGAAATAAAATGTCTTTTAGGTAATGATGGGCTTGGATTTAATTTAACTAGAGACATGATTAATTTAATGTTTGGAATGCATTTAAAGTATAAGAATCCTACAGCATATGCTTTAGGGAACATTAAGAAGATTATAGAGAACAACTACGAGTATGCAAGCAACATTTTAGGCTGCAAGCTTGGAAAAATTGAAGAAGGGTACGAAGCAGATTTTTTGACTTTAGAATATAATGCACCTACGCCAATAACAGAAAATAATTTATTCGGTCATTTTTTTTATGGAATGTTAGATAATTTTAAGCCTAAGAATGTTTGGTGCAATGGTGAAATTAGATTAAAAGATTATAAGGTATTGCAGGATGAAGAGAAAATATACAAAGAATCAACTCAAATAGCACATGAGATTTGGGAAAAGTGTAAGGAGAAATAA
- a CDS encoding nucleotidyltransferase family protein, producing the protein MMDVDGVILAAGYSSRANAFKMELEINNKPILQRCIEALYDNCNNIIVVSGYKHEKINRLVENYTKAKVVYNDEFHKGMFSSIKKGIRDVTASKFLLTPGDYPLINKDIIEKLLSEEKEIVIPSFNMRGGHPILLGRNLIREILQEPDDSNLKKYLSKKQCSYLNIDDKGILLDVDTMEDYENVKNIIEK; encoded by the coding sequence ATGATGGATGTAGATGGAGTTATACTAGCAGCGGGATATTCAAGTAGAGCTAATGCTTTTAAAATGGAACTTGAAATTAATAATAAGCCAATCTTACAGAGATGCATAGAGGCTTTATATGATAACTGTAATAATATAATAGTAGTTAGTGGGTATAAGCATGAGAAGATAAATAGATTGGTAGAAAATTATACAAAGGCAAAAGTAGTATATAATGATGAATTTCATAAAGGAATGTTTAGTTCTATAAAAAAGGGAATACGAGATGTTACAGCATCAAAATTCTTACTTACTCCTGGAGATTATCCGTTAATAAATAAAGATATAATAGAGAAATTACTAAGTGAAGAGAAGGAAATAGTTATACCAAGCTTTAATATGAGAGGCGGACATCCGATTTTATTAGGTAGAAATCTAATAAGAGAAATATTACAAGAACCTGATGATTCTAATTTAAAAAAATATTTGAGTAAGAAGCAGTGCTCATACCTTAATATAGATGATAAAGGAATATTGTTGGATGTTGATACTATGGAAGATTACGAAAATGTGAAAAATATTATTGAAAAATAA
- a CDS encoding 4Fe-4S binding protein, with protein sequence MNLSTSLSGIYLENPLMPASGPLVGDCEKMKIISDFGVGGIVTKTISSKGAEVVRPCIYGGQDFVMNAELWSEYEPEVWLDKFLPEIKAEINKPLFISVGYSKEDMENLIPKLDKYADAFEISTHYVGKDLSAIQETLMTIRKHTKKPVYMKMSPHIPDPVGFAKMVIENGGNGVVAINSLGPTMKIDVASRKVLIGNKEGEVWTSGPAIKPIALALINKIKKALPQCEIIGVGGVASAEDVIEFLLAGATAVQMLSAAMLKGKDLYKKIVEDLPSALEKYGFNSIEEVLNTELQTGNVKYDPIYPSIDYDKCVNCKLCENICPYFAISSKNEKVEMDKSKCFGCGLCESKCPKKAIKNVF encoded by the coding sequence ATGAATTTAAGTACAAGTTTAAGCGGAATATATTTGGAAAATCCATTAATGCCGGCATCAGGCCCATTAGTTGGAGATTGCGAAAAAATGAAAATAATATCTGACTTTGGAGTTGGAGGAATTGTCACAAAAACAATATCTAGCAAAGGGGCAGAAGTAGTTAGGCCATGCATATATGGTGGACAAGACTTTGTTATGAATGCTGAGCTATGGTCAGAATATGAGCCAGAAGTATGGTTAGATAAATTTCTACCAGAAATAAAGGCAGAGATAAATAAACCATTATTTATAAGTGTAGGGTATTCAAAAGAGGACATGGAAAACTTAATTCCAAAGCTAGATAAGTATGCTGATGCTTTTGAAATATCAACTCATTATGTAGGAAAAGATTTATCAGCAATACAAGAAACGTTAATGACTATAAGAAAGCATACCAAAAAGCCAGTTTATATGAAAATGAGTCCACATATACCTGATCCAGTAGGATTTGCGAAAATGGTTATAGAAAACGGTGGTAATGGAGTTGTAGCGATTAATTCTCTAGGACCAACTATGAAAATAGATGTAGCATCAAGAAAAGTATTAATAGGGAATAAAGAAGGAGAAGTATGGACTTCAGGGCCAGCAATAAAACCAATAGCTTTAGCACTTATCAACAAAATTAAGAAAGCCCTTCCACAATGTGAAATAATTGGTGTAGGCGGGGTAGCTTCAGCAGAAGACGTAATAGAATTTTTACTTGCTGGAGCAACTGCAGTTCAAATGTTGTCTGCTGCTATGCTTAAAGGAAAGGATTTATATAAAAAGATAGTTGAAGATCTTCCAAGTGCTTTAGAAAAGTATGGATTTAACTCTATTGAAGAAGTATTAAATACTGAATTACAAACTGGTAATGTAAAGTATGATCCTATTTATCCATCTATTGATTACGACAAATGTGTTAACTGCAAATTATGCGAAAATATATGTCCATACTTTGCAATTAGCAGTAAAAATGAAAAAGTAGAAATGGACAAGAGTAAATGTTTTGGATGTGGATTATGTGAATCTAAATGTCCAAAGAAAGCAATCAAAAACGTATTTTAA
- a CDS encoding YgeY family selenium metabolism-linked hydrolase, with amino-acid sequence MDKDRKEKLIKLCQDIIRIQSYSGNEGEVVRCLEENMKSIGFDEIIIDKYGSIIGKIKGNKPGNKVLFDAHIDTVPVNNPEEWKHDPFGAEIDEDKIYGRGTSDMKGSLAAMIIAAEYFAKDNNRDFPGEIYIAGVVHEECFEGVAARNISELVKPDYVVIGEASELNLKIGQRGRAEILVETFGVPAHSANPEKGVNAVYSISKIINKLQEIKYEEDEFLGKGILELTDIKSSPYPGASVVPSYCKATYDRRLLVGETKEGVLDPIIKLIDELKNESSNINYKVSYAKGTEKCHTGEVIEGERFFPAWCYKENEAFVQKTFKGLCDMGLNPKITNYSFCTNGSHYAGEANIKTIGFGPSKENIAHTIDEYIEIEQLSKSCEGYYKIMETLLGLEE; translated from the coding sequence ATGGATAAGGATAGAAAAGAAAAATTAATAAAACTTTGCCAAGATATTATTAGAATTCAAAGTTACTCAGGTAACGAAGGAGAGGTAGTTAGATGCTTGGAAGAGAATATGAAAAGTATTGGTTTCGATGAAATTATTATAGATAAGTATGGAAGTATAATTGGAAAAATAAAAGGGAACAAACCAGGGAACAAAGTACTTTTTGATGCCCATATTGATACAGTTCCAGTAAATAATCCAGAAGAATGGAAACATGATCCCTTTGGAGCTGAAATAGATGAAGATAAGATTTATGGAAGGGGCACGTCTGATATGAAAGGTTCTTTAGCAGCTATGATAATTGCAGCAGAATATTTCGCCAAGGACAATAACAGGGATTTCCCAGGAGAAATATATATTGCTGGAGTAGTCCATGAAGAATGTTTCGAAGGAGTTGCAGCGAGAAATATAAGCGAACTTGTAAAGCCAGATTATGTGGTAATAGGGGAAGCCTCTGAGCTTAATCTTAAAATAGGGCAACGTGGACGTGCTGAAATTTTAGTTGAGACCTTTGGAGTTCCTGCTCATTCAGCTAATCCGGAAAAAGGAGTAAATGCAGTTTATAGCATATCTAAAATAATAAATAAGCTTCAAGAAATTAAATATGAGGAAGATGAGTTTTTAGGAAAAGGAATTCTAGAACTTACAGATATTAAATCATCACCTTATCCGGGAGCATCTGTTGTGCCAAGTTATTGTAAGGCAACCTATGATAGAAGGTTACTAGTTGGTGAAACTAAAGAAGGTGTTTTAGACCCAATAATAAAATTAATAGATGAGTTGAAAAATGAATCATCTAATATTAATTACAAGGTCTCCTATGCTAAAGGAACAGAGAAATGTCATACAGGAGAAGTGATTGAAGGAGAGAGATTCTTTCCAGCATGGTGTTATAAAGAGAATGAAGCATTTGTACAAAAAACTTTCAAAGGTTTATGTGATATGGGGTTGAATCCAAAGATAACTAACTATTCTTTCTGCACAAATGGAAGTCATTATGCTGGAGAAGCTAACATAAAAACTATAGGATTTGGTCCATCAAAAGAAAACATAGCACACACTATTGATGAATATATTGAAATAGAACAGTTATCCAAGTCATGTGAAGGTTATTATAAGATAATGGAAACATTATTAGGATTAGAGGAATAA